In a genomic window of Zingiber officinale cultivar Zhangliang chromosome 9B, Zo_v1.1, whole genome shotgun sequence:
- the LOC122023510 gene encoding probable pectinesterase/pectinesterase inhibitor 51, translated as MSFLVYVPFHFSAMASSLLYYLLLFFLLLSTNVSGHRHHSHHRRAPVLPGNGGDVSAAINLACRASRFPDLCESALSSLSSSLPPNPDAADLILAALAVSSDRTKTARATAEDILGASASDLNRTAAARNCLEFLSLADHRVGVASSALSAGDLAGARLFTGAVALHQYDCWSAYKYVSDTQQVVDAMAFLSDLANVTGSAASMIAALQRYGGNTSLWAPPQTERDGYWPDVAAAAPPPEGFGAGVAGSCFSGNPDATVCKDGGEGCDFTTVQSAVDAAPVNSQQRHVIYIKEGVYEETVRVPLEKPNLAFVGDGMGKTVITGSLNADTPGVSTYNTATVGVLGDGFMARYLTFENTAGPDAHQAVAFRSGSDQSILESVEFLGHQDTLYAHSLRQFYNTCRIAGTVDFIFGNSATVFHDCLLVILPRQLNPEKGESNTVTAHGRTDPAQPTGFVFERCTVNGSEEYMRLYRSKPAVHQVYLGRPWKEYSRTVFINSHLTEIVRPEGWMPWKNDFALATLYYGESGSDGPGANVAARVPWSSQIPAEHLGVYSVENFIQGNRWI; from the exons ATGTCCTTCTTGGTTTACGTCCCATTCCACTTCTCCGCCATGGCTTCCTCTCTCCTTTACTATTTGCtgctgttttttcttcttctctccacGAACGTCAGTGGCCACCGCCACCATTCGCATCATCGGCGAGCGCCAGTTCTCCCCGGCAATGGAGGGGATGTTTCTGCGGCCATCAACCTGGCCTGCCGCGCCTCACGCTTCCCGGATCTCTGCGAGTCcgccctctcctctctctcttcgTCCCTTCCTCCGAACCCCGACGCTGCTGACCTCATTCTCGCCGCCCTCGCCGTTTCCTCGGACCGCACAAAGACCGCCCGCGCCACCGCCGAGGACATCCTCGGAGCCTCTGCCTCCGACCTCAACCGCACCGCCGCCGCCCGAAACTGCCTCGAGTTTCTCTCCCTCGCTGACCACCGCGTCGGGGTCGCCTCCTCGGCTCTCTCCGCCGGCGACCTCGCCGGCGCCCGCCTCTTCACGGGCGCCGTCGCGCTTCACCAGTACGACTGCTGGTCAGCCTACAAGTACGTCAGCGACACCCAGCAGGTGGTCGACGCCATGGCTTTCCTCTCCGACCTCGCCAACGTCACCGGCAGCGCCGCCTCCATGATCGCCGCCCTGCAGCGCTACGGCGGCAACACCTCGCTGTGGGCTCCGCCGCAGACGGAGAGGGACGGGTACTGGCCGGACGTCGCGGCAGCTGCGCCGCCGCCGGAGGGGTTCGGCGCGGGTGTCGCTGGGAGTTGTTTCTCGGGGAATCCGGACGCGACTGTATGCAAAGACGGCGGCGAAGGGTGCGACTTCACGACGGTGCAGTCGGCGGTGGACGCTGCGCCGGTGAACTCCCAGCAGCGGCACGTGATCTACATAAAGGAAGGGGTGTACGAGGAAACGGTGAGGGTGCCGCTGGAGAAGCCCAACCTGGCGTTCGTGGGAGACGGCATGGGCAAGACCGTCATCACCGGCTCCCTCAACGCAGACACCCCCGGCGTCTCCACCTACAACACAGCCACCGTCG GCGTTCTTGGCGATGGCTTCATGGCGCGCTACCTGACCTTCGAGAACACGGCCGGGCCGGACGCCCACCAGGCGGTGGCATTCCGGTCCGGCAGCGACCAATCGATCCTGGAATCCGTCGAGTTCCTCGGCCACCAAGACACTCTCTACGCCCACTCCCTCCGCCAGTTCTACAACACCTGCCGCATCGCCGGCACGGTCGACTTCATCTTCGGCAACTCCGCCACCGTCTTCCACGACTGCCTCCTCGTCATCCTCCCCCGGCAGCTCAACCCGGAGAAGGGGGAGTCCAACACCGTGACTGCCCACGGCCGGACTGACCCTGCGCAGCCCACCGGGTTCGTGTTCGAGCGGTGCACCGTCAACGGCAGCGAGGAGTACATGAGGCTTTACAGGTCCAAGCCGGCGGTCCACCAGGTCTACCTGGGCAGGCCGTGGAAGGAGTACTCAAGGACAGTGTTCATCAACTCGCACCTGACAGAGATCGTGAGGCCGGAGGGGTGGATGCCATGGAAGAATGACTTCGCGTTGGCAACGCTCTACTACGGGGAGTCCGGCAGCGACGGGCCAGGGGCAAATGTGGCTGCGAGAGTGCCGTGGAGCAGCCAGATTCCGGCGGAGCATTTGGGAGTGTACTCTGTTGAGAACTTCATACAGGGGAATCGATGGATTTGA